The following coding sequences lie in one Pseudorca crassidens isolate mPseCra1 chromosome 2, mPseCra1.hap1, whole genome shotgun sequence genomic window:
- the AHDC1 gene encoding transcription factor Gibbin, protein MRVKPQGLVVTSSAVCSSPDYLREPKYYPGGPPTPRPLLPARPPASPPDKAFAHTFSENPRPPPRRDPSTRRPPVLAKGDDPLPPRAARPVSQARCPTPAGDGSSSRRRWDNGRVNLRPVVQLIDIMKDLTRLSQDLQHSGVHLDCGGLRLSRPPAPPPGDLQYSFFSSPSLANSIRSPEERATPHAKSERSSHPLYEPEPEPRDSPQPGQGHSPGATATATGLPPEPEPDGPDYSELADADILSELASLTCPEAQLLEAQALEPPSPEPEPQLLDPQPRFLDPQALEPLGEALELPPLQPLADPLGLPGLALQALDTLPDSLESQLLDPQALDPLPKLLDVPSRRLEPQQPLGPCPLAEPLRLDLCSPHGPPGPEGHPKYALRRTDRPKILCRRRKAGRGRKADAGPEGRLLPLPVPTGLAAALAEPPPPPPPPPHTLPGPGPVPELEPESSQTPVVPTRRGKCRGVRRMVVKMAKIPVSLGRRNKTTYKVSSLSSSLSVEGKELGLRVSTEPTPLLKMKNNGRNVVVVFPPGEMPIILKRKRGRPPKNLLLGPGKPKEPAVVAAEAATVAAATMAMPEVKKRRRRKQKLASPQPSYAADANDSKAEYSDVLAKLAFLNRQSQCAGRCSPPRCWTPSEPESVHQAPDTQSISHFLHRVQGFRRRGGKAGGFGGRGGGHAAKAARCSFSDFFEGIGKKKKVVAVAAAGVGGPGLAELGHPRKRGRGEVDAVTGKPKRKRRSRKNGTLFPEQVPSGPGFGEAGTEWAGDKGGGWAPHHGHPGGQAGRNCGFQGTEARAFASTGLESGASGRGSYYSTAAPAGQTELSQERQNLFTGYFRSLLDSDDSSDLLDFALSASRPESRKASGTYTGPPSSALPAQRGLATFPSRGAKASPVAVGSSGAGADPSFQPVLPTRQTFPPGRAASYGLTPGASDCRAAETFPKLAPLPSAVARSPTAHPPASTYPPQYGGYGAGQSVFAPTKPFTGQDCANSKDCSFAYGSGNSLPASPSSAHSAGYAPPPTGGPCLPPSKASFFNSSEGGPFSGSAPTPLRCDSRASTVSPGGYMVPKGTTASATSAASSSSSSFQPSPENCRQFAGASQWPFRQGYGGLDWASEAFSQLYNPGFDCHVSEPNVILDISNYTPQKVKQQTAVSETFSESSSDSTQFNQPGGGGFRRANSEASSSEGQSSLSSLEKLMMDWNEASSAPGYNWNQSVLFQSSSKPGRGRRKKVDLFEASHLGFPSTASASTAGYPSKRSTGPRQPRGGRGGGACSAKKERGGAAAKAKFIPKPQPVNPLFQDSPDLGLDYYSGDSSMSPLPSQSRAFSVGERDPCDFMGPYSMNPSTPSDGTFGQGFHCDSPSLGAPELDGKHFPPLAHPPTVFDAGLQKAYSPTCSPTLGFKEELRPPPTKLAACEPLKHGLQGASLSHAAAAQAHLSCRDLPLGQPHYDSPSCKGTAYWYPPGSAARSPPYEGKVGSGLLADFLGRTEAACLSAPHLASPPATPKADKEPLEMARPPGPPRGPAAAAAGYGCPLLSDLTLSPVPRDSLLPLQDTAYRYPGFMPQAHPGLGGGPKSGFLGPMAEPHPEDTFTVTSL, encoded by the coding sequence ATGCGTGTGAAGCCCCAGGGCCTGGTGGTGACTTCCAGTGCCGTGTGCAGCTCTCCTGACTACCTCCGGGAGCCCAAGTACTACCCCGgcggcccccccaccccccggcccttGCTTCCCGCCCGGCCCCCTGCCAGCCCACCCGACAAGGCCTTCGCCCACACCTTCTCCGAGAACCCGCGCCCACCCCCACGCCGGGACCCCAGCACCCGGCGCCCACCAGTCCTTGCCAAGGGGGACGACCCGCTGCCCCCGAGGGCAGCCCGTCCTGTCTCCCAGGCCCGCTGCCCCACCCCCGCGGGAGACGGCAGCAGCTCCCGACGGCGCTGGGACAACGGGCGGGTGAACCTGCGTCCAGTGGTCCAGCTGATTGACATCATGAAGGACCTGACCCGGCTCTCCCAGGACCTGCAGCACAGCGGCGTGCACCTGGACTGCGGTGGTCTCCGGCTCAGCCGCCCACCTGCCCCGCCCCCCGGGGACCTTCAGTATAGCTTCTTCTCCTCACCCAGCCTGGCCAACAGCATCCGCAGCCCTGAGGAGCGGGCCACCCCCCATGCCAAGTCTGAGCGGTCCAGCCACCCCCTCTACGAGCCTGAGCCTGAGCCTAGGGACAGTCCCCAGCCCGGCCAAGGCCATAGTCCCGGAGCCACGGCCACGGCCACTGGTCTGCCACCAGAGCCCGAGCCAGACGGCCCTGATTACTCAGAACTCGCTGACGCCGACATCCTGAGTGAGCTGGCCTCCCTGACTTGCCCCGAGGCCCAGCTGCTGGAGGCCCAGGCCCTCGAGCCACCGTCGCCtgagccagagcctcagctcctagaCCCCCAGCCCCGCTTCCTGGACCCGCAGGCACTAGAGCCGCtcggggaagctttggagctgcCGCCCCTGCAACCCCTTGCTGATCCTCTGGGGTTGCCGGGCCTGGCTCTGCAGGCCCTAGATACCCTGCCCGACTCCCTGGAGTCGCAGCTGCTCGACCCTCAGGCGCTTGACCCCCTGCCCAAGTTGCTTGACGTCCCTAGCCGCCGCCTGGAGCCCCAGCAGCCCCTGGGACCCTGCCCGCTGGCTGAGCCCTTGCGCCTGGACTTGTGCTCACCCCATGGCCCTCCTGGGCCTGAGGGTCACCCCAAATACGCCTTGCGGCGCACCGATAGGCCAAAGATCCTGTGTCGCCGACGGAAAGCCGGACGGGGACGCAAGGCAGACGCCGGCCCCGAGGGCCGTCTGCTGCCCCTGCCTGTGCCCACAGGGCTGGCGGCTGCCCTGGCtgagcccccacccccgcccccgcccccacctcacACCCTGCCCGGCCCAGGCCCAGTCCCAGAGCTGGAGCCCGAATCCTCCCAGACCCCAGTGGTCCCTACCCGCAGAGGCAAGTGCCGGGGCGTGCGGCGCATGGTGGTGAAGATGGCCAAGATCCCCGTGTCACTGGGCCGGCGGAACAAGACCACGTACAAGGTGTCGTCTTTGAGCAGCAGCCTGAGCGTGGAGGGCAAGGAGCTGGGCCTGCGCGTGTCCACAGAGCCCACCCCGCTGCTGAAGATGAAGAACAATGGGCGGAACGTGGTGGTGGTCTTCCCACCCGGCGAGATGCCCATCATTCTCAAGCGTAAGCGCGGCCGCCCTCCTAAGAACCTGCTCCTGGGCCCCGGCAAGCCCAAGGAGCCAGCGGTGGTGGCGGCCGAGGCAGCCACTGTGGCGGCAGCCACCATGGCCATGCCGGAGGTGAAGAAACGGCGGCGGCGGAAGCAGAAGCTGGCATCTCCCCAGCCGTCCTACGCAGCAGATGCCAACGACAGCAAGGCCGAGTACTCAGACGTCCTCGCCAAGCTGGCCTTCCTGAACCGCCAGAGCCAGTGCGCTGGGCGGTGCTCACCGCCCCGCTGCTGGACACCCAGTGAGCCCGAGTCAGTGCACCAGGCGCCCGACACACAGAGCATCTCCCACTTCCTGCACCGTGTGCAGGGCTTCCGGCGGCGAGGTGGCAAAGCAGGCGGTTTTGGTGGCCGGGGTGGGGGCCACGCGGCCAAGGCTGCCCGATGCTCCTTCAGCGACTTCTTTGAGGGCATCGGCAAGAAAAAGAAGGTGGTGGCCGTGGCAGCCGCCGGGGTCGGGGGCCCTGGCCTCGCTGAGTTGGGGCACCCACGCAAACGGGGCCGGGGGGAGGTAGACGCTGTGACTGGGAAGCCCAAACGCAAGAGGCGGTCCCGGAAGAACGGGACTCTGTTCCCGGAACAGGTGCCCAGTGGCCCAGGCTTTGGGGAGGCGGGCACTGAGTGGGCCGGGGACAAGGGTGGTGGCTGGGCCCCTCACCATGGGCACCCGGGCGGGCAAGCTGGCCGAAACTGCGGGTTCCAGGGGACCGAGGCCCGGGCCTTTGCCTCCACCGGGCTAGAGAGCGGAGCTTCGGGCCGTGGCAGCTACTACAGCACAGCCGCACCTGCGGGCCAGACGGAGCTCAGCCAGGAGCGCCAAAACCTCTTCACCGGCTATTTCCGCTCACTGCTCGACTCGGATGACTCCTCCGACCTCTTGGACTTTGCCCTCTCAGCCTCTCGCCCCGAGTCCCGGAAGGCATCAGGCACCTACACAGGGCCCCCCAGCAGCGCCCTGCCCGCCCAGCGGGGCCTGGCCACCTTCCCCAGCCGGGGAGCCAAGGCCAGCCCGGTGGCGGTGGGCAGCAGCGGGGCTGGGGCGGACCCCTCCTTCCAGCCCGTTCTGCCCACTCGCCAGACCTTCCCGCCGGGCCGGGCAGCGAGCTATGGGCTGACCCCCGGCGCTTCAGACTGCCGGGCAGCCGAGACCTTCCCGAAGCTGGCTCCTCTGCCTTCTGCCGTGGCTCGCTCACCTACCGCACACCCACCCGCCAGCACCTACCCCCCGCAGTACGGGGGCTACGGGGCTGGACAAAGTGTATTCGCACCCACTAAGCCCTTTACGGGCCAGGACTGCGCCAACAGCAAGGACTGCAGCTTTGCCTACGGCAGTGGCAACAGCCTCCCTGCCTCACCCAGCAGCGCCCACAGCGCTGGCTACGCCCCACCGCCTACCGGTGGCCCCTGCCTGCCACCAAGCAAGGCATCCTTCTTCAACAGCTCTGAGGGGGGCCCCTTCTCTGGTTCGGCCCCCACACCCCTGCGCTGTGACAGCCGGGCCAGCACGGTCTCACCCGGCGGCTACATGGTACCCAAGGGCACCACAGCCTCTGCCACCTCTGCcgcgtcctcgtcctcctcctccttccagccCTCGCCTGAGAACTGTCGGCAGTTTGCGGGGGCTTCTCAGTGGCCTTTCCGGCAGGGCTATGGAGGCCTGGACTGGGCCTCGGAGGCCTTCAGTCAGCTCTACAATCCCGGTTTCGACTGCCACGTCAGCGAGCCCAACGTGATCCTGGACATCTCCAACTACACACCGCAGAAGGTGAAGCAGCAGACAGCCGTGTCCGAGACCTTCTCCGAGTCATCCTCCGACAGCACCCAGTTCAATCAGCCCGGCGGTGGCGGTTTCCGGCGTGCCAACAGCGAGGCCTCGAGCAGCGAGGGCCAGTCGAGCCTGTCCAGCCTGGAGAAACTGATGATGGACTGGAACGAGGCATCGTCCGCTCCCGGTTACAACTGGAACCAGAGCGTCCTCTTCCAGAGCAGCTCCAAGCCAGGCCGTGGACGGCGGAAGAAGGTGGACCTGTTCGAGGCCTCACATCTGGGCTTCCCATCAACCGCCTCGGCCAGCACCGCGGGCTACCCATCCAAACGGAGCACCGGGCCCCGGCAGCCTCGGGGTGGACGGGGGGGCGGGGCCTGCTCAGCCAAGaaggagcggggcggggcggcggccAAAGCCAAGTTCATCCCCAAGCCCCAGCCGGTCAACCCGCTGTTCCAGGACAGCCCAGACCTCGGCCTGGACTACTACAGCGGGGACAGCAGCATGTCACCGCTGCCCTCGCAGTCGAGGGCCTTCAGCGTGGGCGAGCGAGATCCCTGTGACTTCATGGGACCCTACTCCATGAACCCGTCCACGCCATCGGACGGCACCTTCGGCCAAGGCTTCCACTGCGACTCGCCCAGCCTCGGTGCCCCTGAGCTGGATGGCAAGCATTTCCCGCCGCTGGCCCACCCGCCTACGGTGTTTGATGCTGGCCTGCAGAAGGCCTACTCCCCCACCTGCTCCCCGACCCTGGGCTTCAAGGAAGAGCTGCGGCCGCCACCCACAAAGCTGGCTGCCTGTGAGCCCCTCAAGCATGGGCTCCAGGGGGCCAGCCTGAGCCATGCAGCTGCAGCCCAGGCCCACCTGAGCTGCCGGGACCTGCCGCTGGGCCAGCCCCACTACGACTCCCCCAGCTGCAAGGGTACAGCATATTGGTACCCGCCAGGCTCAGCTGCCCGCAGCCCGCCCTATGAAGGCAAGGTGGGTTCAGGGCTGCTGGCTGACTTCCTGGGCAGGACGGAGGCCGCGTGCCTCAGTGCCCCACACCTGGCTAGCCCGCCGGCCACACCTAAGGCCGACAAGGAGCCACTGGAGATGGCCCGGCCGCCCGGCCCACCCCGTGGCCccgctgcagctgctgctggCTATGGCTGCCCACTCCTTAGTGACTTAACCCTGTCCCCTGTGCCGAGGGACTCGCTGCTGCCCCTGCAGGATACCGCCTACAGGTATCCAGGCTTTATGCCGCAGGCGCATCCCGGCCTGGGTGGGGGCCCCAAGAGCGGCTTCCTGGGGCCCATGGCGGAACCTCACCCTGAGGACACATTCACCGTCACCTCCCTGTAG